A section of the Engraulis encrasicolus isolate BLACKSEA-1 chromosome 8, IST_EnEncr_1.0, whole genome shotgun sequence genome encodes:
- the serp1 gene encoding stress-associated endoplasmic reticulum protein 1 has translation MVAKQRIRMANEKHSKNITLRGNVAKSTRAADEKSSVGPWLLALFIFVVCGSAIFQIIQSIRMGM, from the exons ATGGTTGCTAAACAGAGAATTCGCATGGCCAACGAGAAGCACAGCAAAAACATCACGCTACGAGGAAACGTGGCAAAATCGACG AGGGCTGCGGACGAGAAATCTTCCGTAGGACCATGGCTGCTTGCGTTATTCATCTTTGTCGTCTGTGGATCAG CAATTTTCCAGATCATCCAAAGCATCCGGATGGGAATGTAG